From Halorussus lipolyticus:
TCGGGGCGTACCTCTGGCCGAGAGCGCGCGAGGAGTTCGACGTTGACCTCGGCCGGGCAGTCCTGTTGACGGGTGCGCTAGTCGTGCTGGCGTGGGTGGCAAGCTACCCCGTGCTGGTGCTGGTCGTCCCCCTGCTGGCGGTCGGATGGGCGCTGTTGCGGACCGAGGGCGCGCGGTTCCGCCGCGACGATTCGGCGTCGAACGTGGGCTACGAGACGGTCCTGCTAGTCGCCGGGGCCGGACTCGTCACGCTGGTCGAGTTCGTCTACGTCCAAGACAGCGCCGCTGGCGGGCGGTTCAACACCGTCTTCAAGGTCTACATGCAGGTGTGGATTCTCTGGGCGACTTCTGCGGGGGCCGCGCTCGGCGTGCTGGTCTCTCGGGTCGGTCCCGCCGACTGGCGACTCCCGGCGGTCGGCGTGGACCGGGCGGGCGCGATGAGCGGCGTGGCGGCCCTGCTGGTCGTCTCGACGGCACTCTACGGCGGGATGGCCCTCGGCGGCCACTTCACCTCCGAATACAACCGCATCGACGACCCGACGCTCGACGGCAAGGCGTTCGTCGAGGACCACCACTCGTCGGAGGCCGAGGCCATCGCGTGGCTGGACGACAGGGAGGGCCAACCCCACATCGCCGCCGCGCCGGGGCGGAAAGTCTACTCGTGGACCAGTCCCTCGTCGTCGCTGACGGGCCTCCCGGCGGTCATCGGGTGGGTCTACCACGAAGGCATCTACCGCGGCCACGACGCCGCGAAGGCCCGCGCCAGCGAGGTAGACACCATCTTTACTGGGTCGTGGGACCGGCGCGCGACGCTCCTCGACCGCTACGACGTGGAATACGTCTACGTCGGTCCTCGCGCTCGGGACCGCTACGGGGCCGACGACCTCCGGTTCGGCCAGTATCCGGGCGTCGAGCGAGTCTTCAGCGACGAGGGTGTGGTCGTCTACCGGGTCCACCAGTCGAAGCTCTGAATCGAAGCACCTCGCCGACGCCCCGGAGCAATTTTTCTATTGCTTAGGCAAACAAATACAATCCTAATGGACCAGATAAACACCGAAAACGAAACAGCAAACTGAATCCGTACCCCGCTCAGTCGTCCGACGCGCTCTCTTCTCGCCACGCCGACCGGCAGTCGTCGCTACAGAAGTCGTAGATTTCGGCCGTGCCCTCGTCGTCCCGGAGAGTAGCGACCGGATGCCACTCCTCGCGGTCGATGCTCTCGTCGCAGTGGGTACACTGCTGGCTCACGCTGTCGCCGTCACCTTCGCTGTCGTCGTTCGAGTTCCCCAGTGGTTCATGCCGTTGGGTTTGGTGTCGGTGCATGGCTCTAGAAGCGCCTCACTCTCCTTGTCTTACGAGAGGTCGGTCCCGGCGCGGCGGGCCTCGGCGTCGTCGGCGACGCCAACAGCGAGGTCTTGCTGGGTCACTTCGACTTCGCCCTCGCCGCTGACAACCACGTCGCATCCCGCGAAGGAGAACTCCACGTAGCCCTGATTCCGGCCGCTACCGCGGGTCGCGGAGAACAGTCGGTCGAGCGCGTCCGGGTCGATGACGTGATAGAGCGGTCCGACTTCGGTCGGGTCCTTGCCGGTCTCGTCGGCGACTGCCTCGATAACGCGCTGGCTCGTAGACTTCCCTTCGTGGGTCTTCCCCTGCATTGTCGTGCTCATTCTCTATTTCATTCTATAGGTGGATAGAGGGATAGGGATTCACGATAGATGTATAGCCGACGCCCCGACCGGAAATTTATATATCTAAATCCGGCCCGAAAAATCGGGAGCGCGACGAAATCAGTCGTCCTCGAATAGCAGGCCGAACAGGGCGCGTTCGGCCGCCCGGAGGTGACGGCTCACGGTCGGTTGGGACACGTCGAGGACCTCGGCGATGTCCTCGGCGGTACTCTCGCGGGGCCACTCGAAGAACCCGCTGAGGTAGGCCGTCCGGAGGACTTCGCGCTGACGGTCGGTGAGACGTTCGGTGAGTTCCGACTCGAACTCTTGGCGGGTCATCACGGGTTCGTCGCGCTCCCGGCGAGCGACTAGTTCCACGTCGTCGTAGTACTCCTCGAAGCGGTCCACGAACGCCCGCACGTCGGCGCTCTGGGGGAGGCGAATCACGAATCTGGTCTCGTCCTTGGTCGCGGTTATCGACTGGGGTATCGCGCCGCGGTCAACCAGCGACCCGAGGAAGGAGTCGTGGGCCAGCGTACACTCGTAGAGGTACTCGCCGTCGCGCTCGGTGATGAGGCGCACGCTCTCTATCCACGACACGTCCTCGACGTACCCGATGGTCCGGTCGGGCGGCAGGTCCCGAATGGTGAAGAAAGCGTGGAGGCGGCCGTCCTCTCGCTCGACTGCGTTCTCGAACTCGAATTCGGCGTCGGTCTGGGTCACGAACGCCAGCAGGGGACTGTCGACCCCGCGGACCCGGAAGTCGAGTTCGATGGAGCGCTCGCTCACGAGGGCTTGGCGCTGTTCGAGCGAGTTGAGCGCGTAGCCGATGGTCTCGCCGAGTTCGGTCAGCACCGCCTGCTCCATCTCGTTGAAGACATCGGTCTCGCTGGCGTACAGAATCAACACGCCGCGGAGCGCCCCGCCGTAGACCACCGGCACCGAGACACACGACCGATAGCCCCGTTTGAGCGCCTGCTCGCGCCACGGGTCGAACGGCGGGTCGCCCAGCAGGTCGTTCTGGACCTGCAACTCCTGCGTTCGGACCGCCCGTCCGGCCGGTCCCTCGCCGTGGGCGTCGCCCTCCTCGGCAGTCATGATGGTGTCTTCGAGGTACCCCTCCTCGACACCGGCCCACGCCTGCGGTTGGACCTCGCCGCTCGCCCGGTCGTGCTTGCCGAACCACGCGAACCGGTAGGGACCGGTCTGGGTCAGTCGGTCACAGACCGCCTGCATCACGTCGTCCTGCGAGGAGGCTTGGGTCAGCGCCTTCGTAATCTCCCGAATCACGTGGTTGATTCGGTTGACCCGCTCCAACTCCCGGTTTTTCTCCTGCAAGTCGTTGCGCTGGTCTCGCAGGGTCTCCTCGCGTTCGGCCCGGTCTAACGCCGACCGAACGTTCGAACACAGCATGTCTGCCAGCGAGGCGTCGGTCGGGTCGAAGTGATGCGTCTCGGGGGCCGCCGCGAGGAAGACGCCGTACTTGCCGAGCGGAATCGCCAGCGCGCTCCCCTTCGCGATGCTCTTGCCGAGTTCGGCCGCGAGGTTGTCGAACGTCTTGGACTCGCCCTCCACGAACGTCCGCCACGCCACGTCGTCGGTCCCGCTTCCGAGGAGCGCGTCGTCGATGGCCCCGCCCGACCATCGCCGGACCGTCGAAACCAGCGCGCCCTTCTCGTCGTCGTAGAGCGCCACGGCCGCGTTCGGGAAGCCCAGCGTCTCGTCGGCGGCGTCCACCGCCAACTCGCAGATTTCGGTCGGGGTCTCGGCCTCGGTCAGCGACTCGAACAACTCGTTGAGCGAGGTGAGTTTCTCCTCGCGGCGCTTGCGGTCGGAAACGTCCCGGACCACGCCGACTCGCCCGGCCTCACTGCCCAGCGGGAGGAGCGTGATTCTGGCCTCGACGGGGACGTGTCTGCCGTCGGCAGTCGGTATCTCCGTCTCCATCGTCACGGCCTCCTCGCCGTTTTCGAGGGCCTCCCGAACCCACTCCAACTTCTCGGAGATGTGTTTGCGCAGGACCTTCGAGACGTGTTCGCCGAGCAGTTCCTCGCGGTCGTAGCCCGTGAGTTCGACGTAGGCGTCGTTGACCGCGACGAACCGCGAGTCGGCGTCGAGGGCGTACACCCCGTCGTCCACCGCGTTGAGCATGGCCTCGTAGCGTTCGAGTCGGCGCTCGCGCTCACTCCGCTGGATGGCGGTCGTGAGGATGCGGGCGATGTTCTGGACGAACTGCACGTCGTGGTCGCTGTAGGACTTGGGCTTAGTGTCGTGGGCACCCAGCACGCCCCACGGTTCGTCGGGCGACCCGATGACGACGCTGATACCGCTGGACACGTCGACCGACGCGAGGAGTTGGTCGTCGGCGAACCGGTCTTCGGTCTCGAAGTCCTCGACCACGACCGGTTTCTCGGTCAGGAGGGTGTACCCTCCCTGCGAGTCGCGGTCGGTGCCGATAGTCGCGGTGTTCCACACGTCGTCGCCCCACCCGAGGCCGGTCCGGGCCAGCAGGTCGTCCTCGTCGGGGCGGTACTCCAGCACGCCGGCGTACTCGTTGTCGAGGGCGTCAGCCACGAGTTCGGTCGCCTCGTCCATCAGGTCGGGGACCGACAGGTCTTCGAGCGCGTGCCGGGAGAACTTCGAGAGGGCCTCCTGCTGGCGAATCCGGTTGCGGAGTTCCGACTCTTGGCGCTTCCGACCCGAGATGTCCCGGACGATGCCGGTGAACAGCACGCTGTCGCCCGAGGTGAACTCGCTGAACGAGATGCCGAGCGGGATTTCGGTCCCGTCTCGGCGCTCGCCGGAGAGTTCGAGGTAGTCCCAATCGAGGCGGCGCTCACCCTCGTCGAGGTACCGCTGGAGACCTTCTATATAACGCTCGGCGAACCGCTCGGGCATGAGTTCGGTCAGCGACTCGCCCACGAGTTCCTCGGGAGCGTAGCCGAAAATATCGTCCACGGCGGCGTTGGCGAATCGGATGGTGCTGTCGGTGTCGATAACGAGGACCACGTCAGAAAGCTCCTCGGCGAGCGCCCGGAAGTGTTCGCCCCCGACGCCCCCGTCCTCGGCGCTCTCGGAGGTGACGGCGTTCTCGATTCGCCGGGCCAGTGCCCGAACCTGCTCGGTTTCGGCCCGGCGCAACTGGTCGCCCGTGACCTCGACAGTGGCGTCGACTTCGGTCTCCGTGGCGACGCCCGGAACGACATCGACGCGGACGCCCGATTGCTCGCGCCGGAGCATCGATTCAAGGTCGCCGTTTGCGCCCTCGGCGACGGTCGCGTCGAGAACGATGTAATCGATTTCCTCCTCGCCGAGGGTGGCGAGCGCCTGCCCGAGACTGGCGACCGAGGAGAGTTCGACCGCGGGTCGGTCGTCCTCGAACAGCGATTCGAGTCGCTCGCCCGTCGCGTCACTGTCGGCGACGTAGAGTACACGAACCGCGTCAGTCATCGTTGGGTAGCCTGAATCACGTTTATCGCTTGTGTGACGGTCGTTGCCGGGACCGGTGGCGAAACCGCACCGGGCCGAGTTTCTGATGTGGAAACGAGTTCGTCTATAAATAGACGACTAGAGCGGAAAAAGGGTACGGCTTACGTCAGATTTCGAACACGACGGCTAGTCTTGCCCAGTTGCCACGTCCACGTCCTCGAACCTGACTTCGACCGACTCGCCGTATCGGTCGCCGTTCTCCTCGTCGTGGCGCTTGAATGTCGGCGGTTCGACTCGAACGTCGATGGTGCAGGTCCCGTCGCCCACCTGCCGGGCGAGGTCGAGTTGTTGTTGGTCCACCTCGTCTGTTTCTCGGGATTGTCGGGCATGCTGGCGTCGGAGCCACGGGAGAGAAGGGAGTAAGGGTTGTGGCGGGATGCAGGACATTCGGACACCGTAATCAGCAGTCGCTCGCCGATTAGTTCGTCGCAGAAATGCGCCGGCCGGGACTTGAACCGGAGCCAGACGTTCTTGCTCACCTCGCTCCGCTCGGTTACGCGAGCATGCGACTGGCAGGGCTCAAGTCTCTGTGCATTTCGTCTCACTTCGTTCGCCAGAAATGCGCCGGCCGGGACTTGAACCCGGGTCGATGGCTTGGAAGGCCATAGTCATACCACTAGACCACCGGCGCATTGCGCTCACTTCGTTCGCTTATGCGCCGAGGCTTGCAAATCCTCCGGATTTGCTCACCACCGGCGCGTAGCTACATTTCCTCCTTTGCCGTCCGGCAATAAGGGCCTTACTGTTTCGTCCCGCGAACCACCGCGTAGCAGTTCCCGCTCGAAATCTCGAACTCGACCAGTTCGAGGAGACTCGCGGCCACGTCGGCCTCGAACTCGTCGGGCGAGTAGATGTGGTAGAACCGCTCGACAGTCTCGCCGCCGGGGAGCGTCCAGTCTACGGTGGTGTCGAAACCCCGCTCTCGGTCGAAGTTGTCGTGGGCGGTACTCCACGCGCTGACGAGGCCCCGGCCATCCGGCCCGAGGACGCGGCCGAGTTCGTTCAGGCTTTCGACGCGGGCCTCCCGAGTCGGGAGGTGGTGGAGGGTAGCGACGTAGACCGCGAGGTCGATGGTCGCGTCCCGGAGCGGAACCCTCGCGGCGTCGGCCTGCACGAGGTCCGCGTCGAAACCCCGGTCGGCGGCGCGCTGGCGGGCGGTGTCGAGGAGTCCGCGACTCACGTCCACGCCAACCACGCGGTCGGCGTGGTCGGCCAGCAGTTCGGCGTGGCGACCGTTGCCACACCCGAGGTCGAGCGCCGTCGGGGCGCTCTCGGCGTGCTTCGAAACGAACTCCTCGACCTCGGGCCACGCGTACTCTCTGGTCTGGGCGAAGTGGTCGGCGATGTAGTCGTAGGTCGCCTGTACGTCGGCGCGCTCGGTCGCGTTGGCGTCGTCTCGATGGCCTCGGTTCGCCCCATCCATGCGTTTGGGTGGGTGACGGGGCGTGAAAACGACTCCGATGAAAGTTACACCGCATTATAAATTGTGACTACGTGCGCGTTGTGTCGGAGACCGCGAACTGCGCGAGGCCGTCCTCTCGTCGGTCTCGTCACGGCGTCTCCGAACACGACCCGCACCGCTGACCGGTGATTTAAGTACCCCCGCTGTGATGTGGCGCGTGAACTGTCACGGGCGGCCGGTGGACCGCCGGCTACCCGCACCTGACTCACCATGTCCCAGTCTCCCCTCTCCGAGTGGACCGACGACGTGCGGGTTCGCATTCAGGAGTTCGAGCGGCGACTCCGCCGGACCGCCGAGGTCCTCCGCGGGTCGGCCATCGACGCCGACGAGTACGACCCGGCCGAACACGGCGCGCTGGTGTCGTTCTCCGGTCTCGACGGCTACGACGAGGTGGACCGCTACTGGGTCAACGCCCCCTTCGCGTTCGTCTCCATCAACTACGACGACGTGGAGAACGAGTACCAGTACGTCGTCGTGGAACCCGAGTTGGACGACCTCGAAGTCGAACTCCTCGAACGCCTCTTTTCGGACATGCGGGACTCGCTCATCCACCGCCGCGAGGCCCGCGAGGCGGGAAGCGACGGGAGCGACGAGGACGAAGACGCCGACGGCCCCGGTAGCAAAGACCCCGAGACTGTGCTGAAAGACGAGTTACGCGAACTCCTCTCGATGTACGGCGTCGAGGTGGACGAGGCCAGTTTCTACCGCCTCTTTTACTACCTCTTTCGCTCCTTCCGCGGGTTCGGCAAACTGGACCCCCTGATGCACGACCCCCACATCGAGGACATCTCGTGTGACGGTTACGACCTCCCGCTGTTCGTCTACCACGACGAGTACACCGACATCGAGACCAACGTGGTCTACGCCAAGAAGGAGTTGGACAACCTCGTGGTCCGCCTCGCCCAGCAGTCGGGCAGGCACGTCAGCATCGGCGACCCCGTGGTCGAGACCACCCTGCCCGATGGCTCGCGTGCAGAGTTGGCACTCGGCGAGGAG
This genomic window contains:
- a CDS encoding DUF7576 family protein → MHRHQTQRHEPLGNSNDDSEGDGDSVSQQCTHCDESIDREEWHPVATLRDDEGTAEIYDFCSDDCRSAWREESASDD
- a CDS encoding HalOD1 output domain-containing protein, which produces MSTTMQGKTHEGKSTSQRVIEAVADETGKDPTEVGPLYHVIDPDALDRLFSATRGSGRNQGYVEFSFAGCDVVVSGEGEVEVTQQDLAVGVADDAEARRAGTDLS
- a CDS encoding PAS domain S-box protein, with amino-acid sequence MTDAVRVLYVADSDATGERLESLFEDDRPAVELSSVASLGQALATLGEEEIDYIVLDATVAEGANGDLESMLRREQSGVRVDVVPGVATETEVDATVEVTGDQLRRAETEQVRALARRIENAVTSESAEDGGVGGEHFRALAEELSDVVLVIDTDSTIRFANAAVDDIFGYAPEELVGESLTELMPERFAERYIEGLQRYLDEGERRLDWDYLELSGERRDGTEIPLGISFSEFTSGDSVLFTGIVRDISGRKRQESELRNRIRQQEALSKFSRHALEDLSVPDLMDEATELVADALDNEYAGVLEYRPDEDDLLARTGLGWGDDVWNTATIGTDRDSQGGYTLLTEKPVVVEDFETEDRFADDQLLASVDVSSGISVVIGSPDEPWGVLGAHDTKPKSYSDHDVQFVQNIARILTTAIQRSERERRLERYEAMLNAVDDGVYALDADSRFVAVNDAYVELTGYDREELLGEHVSKVLRKHISEKLEWVREALENGEEAVTMETEIPTADGRHVPVEARITLLPLGSEAGRVGVVRDVSDRKRREEKLTSLNELFESLTEAETPTEICELAVDAADETLGFPNAAVALYDDEKGALVSTVRRWSGGAIDDALLGSGTDDVAWRTFVEGESKTFDNLAAELGKSIAKGSALAIPLGKYGVFLAAAPETHHFDPTDASLADMLCSNVRSALDRAEREETLRDQRNDLQEKNRELERVNRINHVIREITKALTQASSQDDVMQAVCDRLTQTGPYRFAWFGKHDRASGEVQPQAWAGVEEGYLEDTIMTAEEGDAHGEGPAGRAVRTQELQVQNDLLGDPPFDPWREQALKRGYRSCVSVPVVYGGALRGVLILYASETDVFNEMEQAVLTELGETIGYALNSLEQRQALVSERSIELDFRVRGVDSPLLAFVTQTDAEFEFENAVEREDGRLHAFFTIRDLPPDRTIGYVEDVSWIESVRLITERDGEYLYECTLAHDSFLGSLVDRGAIPQSITATKDETRFVIRLPQSADVRAFVDRFEEYYDDVELVARRERDEPVMTRQEFESELTERLTDRQREVLRTAYLSGFFEWPRESTAEDIAEVLDVSQPTVSRHLRAAERALFGLLFEDD
- a CDS encoding class I SAM-dependent methyltransferase, whose protein sequence is MDGANRGHRDDANATERADVQATYDYIADHFAQTREYAWPEVEEFVSKHAESAPTALDLGCGNGRHAELLADHADRVVGVDVSRGLLDTARQRAADRGFDADLVQADAARVPLRDATIDLAVYVATLHHLPTREARVESLNELGRVLGPDGRGLVSAWSTAHDNFDRERGFDTTVDWTLPGGETVERFYHIYSPDEFEADVAASLLELVEFEISSGNCYAVVRGTKQ